One genomic window of Streptomyces sp. NBC_01498 includes the following:
- a CDS encoding recombinase family protein: protein MHHHTIADLYLRLSLDREGKTAIDRQEADCRAWAERNGITVRKVHIDRGRSGYKSVSRKGFDAAITAVTSGVVGVLIVWKLDRLSRKGIGEVGKALDDFSRVGGRLVSVMDGLDTSNDSARVTIALLAELARNESRNLGMRVSSAKRFLRQRGQWIGGQPPYGLKVDPDTKRLVHDPETAVYARLIADEALSGKALVHVARFLNEHGIESSRGGKWNSSSVMQLLRGPAFAGLMPQTTYEEAADGTRKYGSKVIPYRDPETLDTVSIGEGIITVGERELIIRQLESRTFPLAGKRHGHKQGTALLTGIARCGLCGARMSQAGTSYACSSNRMGRGCVGVTARVESLDAYVRDAFLSRLPALEPDDDLLAVIAERWVKQEDPEVFAKRDAIEAEIREEEARLADLEEARYVRGEFSGADAIDRYNRLAGRLRGRIEGLRMGLAEMPAPTIDITPLLDGELLGEAWEASDTAGRRERLRLAMDSVTVSKGRRGARFVGHERCAIAWADHSGDLGA, encoded by the coding sequence GTGCATCACCACACCATCGCTGACCTGTACCTCCGCCTGTCACTGGACAGGGAGGGCAAGACGGCGATCGACCGCCAGGAAGCGGACTGCCGCGCGTGGGCGGAGCGCAACGGGATCACGGTCCGCAAGGTCCACATCGACCGGGGACGGTCCGGGTACAAGAGCGTCAGCCGCAAGGGCTTCGACGCTGCGATCACTGCTGTGACGTCGGGAGTCGTCGGCGTGCTGATCGTGTGGAAGCTCGATCGGTTGAGCCGTAAGGGCATCGGTGAAGTCGGCAAGGCGCTGGACGACTTCAGCCGTGTGGGCGGACGGCTCGTGTCCGTCATGGACGGTCTCGATACGTCGAACGACAGCGCCCGCGTCACCATCGCGCTTCTCGCTGAGCTTGCCCGCAACGAGTCCCGGAACCTGGGCATGCGCGTCAGCAGCGCGAAGCGGTTCCTGCGGCAGCGTGGCCAGTGGATCGGTGGTCAGCCCCCGTACGGGCTCAAGGTGGACCCGGACACGAAGAGGCTCGTGCACGACCCGGAGACAGCCGTTTACGCGCGTCTGATCGCCGACGAAGCACTCTCGGGAAAGGCGCTCGTCCATGTGGCGCGTTTCCTGAATGAGCATGGGATCGAGTCGTCGCGTGGTGGGAAGTGGAATTCGTCCAGCGTGATGCAGTTGCTTCGCGGACCCGCTTTCGCAGGTCTCATGCCTCAGACCACGTACGAAGAGGCAGCGGACGGAACTCGGAAGTACGGCTCGAAGGTCATTCCGTACCGCGATCCCGAGACGCTGGACACCGTGAGCATCGGTGAAGGCATCATCACAGTGGGAGAACGCGAACTCATCATCAGGCAGCTTGAGTCCCGCACCTTCCCGCTCGCCGGAAAGCGGCACGGACACAAGCAGGGAACGGCGCTCCTCACCGGGATTGCCCGCTGTGGCCTGTGCGGGGCACGCATGAGTCAGGCGGGAACGTCGTATGCCTGTTCCTCGAACCGGATGGGGCGGGGTTGCGTCGGAGTCACTGCACGGGTTGAAAGCCTTGACGCCTACGTGAGGGACGCGTTCCTGAGCCGTCTTCCCGCGCTTGAGCCCGACGACGACCTTCTGGCCGTTATCGCGGAGCGCTGGGTGAAGCAGGAAGACCCGGAAGTGTTCGCGAAGCGCGATGCGATTGAGGCGGAGATCAGAGAAGAGGAAGCGCGTCTCGCTGACCTTGAGGAAGCACGTTACGTGCGGGGGGAGTTCAGCGGAGCGGACGCCATCGACCGGTACAACAGGCTTGCGGGAAGGCTCCGAGGGCGTATTGAGGGACTGCGTATGGGGCTCGCTGAGATGCCGGCGCCGACCATCGATATAACCCCGCTGTTGGACGGGGAACTTCTCGGAGAAGCGTGGGAAGCCAGCGATACGGCGGGGCGGCGGGAACGGCTCCGGCTCGCGATGGACTCCGTGACCGTCAGCAAGGGGCGACGGGGTGCGCGGTTCGTTGGCCACGAGCGCTGCGCCATCGCGTGGGCGGACCACTCGGGGGACCTGGGGGCGTAA
- a CDS encoding ArsR/SmtB family transcription factor, whose product MGWWQVDADTLAGSRFVVSPLTETVASLRALHDGRAAHPGERAWLDAHLPAYRSRLAADPVTALLVRSAFGRGWNADFITPTPTGEALTEQTFDNELTRIREVPPETVRADLLISLDGPLPAPLADRDDLAERAATLVEWVWAETVLPYWPRRRRLVEADIVARTAQLSRGGWASALGDMRRGMRWLGGNRLQISARPGLSQEIPGVRLMFVPVSPRQSWVSWDADRYAVVYPCAGVLAEEGTRPPVPEPLRALLGPGRAAVLALLGAPKSTTQLVALTGQGLGSVGRHLRVLLDAGLITRRRSGRSVLYFRTESGETLVGAAPPPGGGRA is encoded by the coding sequence ATGGGCTGGTGGCAGGTCGACGCGGACACACTGGCGGGGAGCCGGTTCGTCGTGTCGCCGCTGACCGAGACGGTGGCGAGCCTGCGGGCCCTGCACGACGGCCGCGCCGCGCACCCCGGCGAACGGGCCTGGCTGGACGCGCATCTGCCCGCCTACCGGTCACGGCTGGCCGCCGACCCGGTCACGGCGCTGCTCGTCCGGTCGGCCTTCGGCCGCGGCTGGAACGCGGACTTCATCACCCCGACGCCCACCGGGGAGGCCCTGACGGAGCAGACCTTCGACAACGAGCTGACGCGTATCCGGGAGGTCCCGCCGGAGACTGTCCGCGCCGATCTGCTGATCTCCCTGGACGGTCCGCTCCCCGCTCCGCTCGCGGACCGCGACGACCTCGCGGAGCGGGCGGCCACCCTGGTGGAGTGGGTGTGGGCGGAGACGGTGCTGCCGTACTGGCCCCGGCGCCGGCGGCTCGTCGAGGCCGACATCGTCGCGCGTACGGCGCAGCTGAGCCGGGGCGGCTGGGCGTCGGCGCTGGGCGACATGCGGCGCGGAATGCGCTGGCTCGGCGGCAACCGGCTCCAGATCTCCGCACGGCCGGGCCTCTCCCAGGAAATCCCGGGCGTCCGGCTGATGTTCGTACCGGTCTCGCCCCGGCAGAGCTGGGTCTCGTGGGACGCGGACCGGTACGCCGTGGTGTACCCGTGCGCGGGCGTCCTCGCCGAGGAGGGCACCCGCCCCCCGGTACCCGAACCGCTGCGCGCCCTGCTCGGCCCCGGCCGGGCGGCGGTGCTGGCGCTGCTGGGCGCCCCCAAGAGCACGACACAGCTCGTGGCACTGACCGGACAGGGCCTCGGCTCGGTCGGCCGCCACCTCCGGGTCCTGCTGGACGCGGGCCTGATCACCCGCCGCCGCTCGGGCCGCTCGGTGCTCTACTTCCGTACGGAGTCGGGCGAGACCCTGGTGGGCGCGGCGCCGCCGCCGGGCGGCGGGCGGGCCTGA
- a CDS encoding MFS transporter produces MRTYQELFRTPEFRPLFLTSAGQVAAQTVSGLALSTLVYTATGSPLLSALAMFGPALAQVVGATTLLSAADRLPPRGTLVALSLLFALGTAATALPGLPVPAALGIVLGLGAVSALGGGVRYGLLNEVLSKEGYLLGRSALNMSVGIMQILGFATGGLLVALLSPRGALLTGAALYLATAGVARLGLSRRTPRATGRPSIGRTWRNNARLWSSPPHRTVYLALWVPNGLVVGCESLYVAYAPRHAGILFAAGAAGMLAGDVLIGRFVPRRLRRRLAVPLLLLLAVPHLVFFLGPSLPLAVAAVTLATVGYAASLVSQERLMALTPDELSGHALGLHSSGMLTTQGVCAVLAGAVAERTSPGTGITVLAAASVAVTLLLARRLREVPEGPEGPGTPGPGTEEPGTEERGTAERGTEERGTEERGTAGPGTRGPDARGAVARTRTGDAVTPWPGGTAGTNTA; encoded by the coding sequence ATGCGCACGTATCAGGAGCTTTTCCGTACACCGGAGTTCAGACCGCTCTTCCTCACCTCCGCCGGGCAGGTCGCCGCCCAGACCGTGAGCGGGCTCGCGCTGAGCACCCTCGTCTACACGGCGACCGGCTCGCCGCTGCTCTCCGCACTCGCCATGTTCGGCCCCGCCCTCGCCCAGGTGGTCGGCGCGACGACCCTGCTGTCGGCGGCCGACCGGCTGCCCCCGCGCGGCACCCTGGTCGCGCTGTCGCTGCTCTTCGCGCTGGGCACCGCCGCCACCGCCCTGCCCGGTCTGCCCGTCCCGGCGGCCCTCGGGATCGTGCTCGGCCTCGGCGCCGTCTCCGCGCTCGGCGGCGGGGTGCGTTACGGACTCCTCAACGAGGTCCTCTCCAAGGAGGGCTATCTGCTCGGCCGGTCCGCGCTCAACATGTCCGTCGGCATCATGCAGATCCTCGGCTTCGCGACGGGCGGGCTGCTGGTCGCGCTCCTGTCGCCGCGCGGCGCGCTGCTGACCGGCGCCGCCCTGTACCTCGCGACGGCGGGCGTGGCGCGGCTCGGCCTCAGTAGGAGGACGCCGCGCGCCACCGGCCGCCCGTCGATCGGCCGGACCTGGCGGAACAACGCCCGGCTGTGGTCCTCACCGCCCCACCGCACGGTGTACCTGGCGCTGTGGGTACCCAACGGGCTCGTCGTCGGCTGCGAGTCGCTGTACGTGGCGTACGCGCCCCGGCACGCGGGCATCCTCTTCGCCGCCGGTGCGGCGGGCATGCTCGCCGGGGACGTCCTGATCGGCCGGTTCGTCCCCCGCCGCCTGCGCCGGCGGCTCGCGGTGCCGCTGTTGCTGCTGCTCGCCGTACCGCACCTGGTCTTCTTCCTCGGCCCGTCGCTGCCGCTCGCCGTCGCCGCCGTCACCCTCGCCACGGTCGGCTACGCGGCGAGTCTCGTCTCCCAGGAACGGCTGATGGCCCTGACACCGGACGAGCTGAGCGGGCACGCGCTCGGGCTCCACTCCTCCGGGATGCTCACCACCCAGGGCGTGTGCGCCGTCCTGGCGGGCGCGGTGGCCGAACGGACCTCACCGGGCACGGGCATCACGGTCCTGGCGGCGGCCTCGGTCGCCGTCACGTTGCTGCTGGCACGGAGGCTGCGGGAGGTGCCGGAGGGGCCCGAGGGGCCGGGCACACCGGGGCCGGGCACGGAGGAACCCGGGACGGAGGAGCGCGGGACGGCGGAGCGCGGGACGGAGGAGCGCGGGACGGAGGAGCGCGGGACGGCGGGACCCGGCACGCGGGGGCCGGACGCGCGCGGCGCTGTCGCCCGTACGCGTACAGGTGACGCCGTCACGCCGTGGCCCGGTGGCACGGCGGGTACGAACACCGCATGA
- a CDS encoding LURP-one-related/scramblase family protein produces MKYLVRDKIFAIGDDYWIEDERGDQAFLVDGKALRLRDTLELKDPQGRVLITLRQKLVSLRDAMTLERDGEPLATIRKKRLSLLRDHYRVRLAEGTELDVSGRILDREFTVEHDGVLLAHVSRKWFRVRETYAVDVLRDDADPSLLIAVAVCVIRMADKEHDDG; encoded by the coding sequence ATGAAGTACTTGGTGCGCGACAAGATCTTCGCCATCGGCGACGACTACTGGATCGAGGACGAGCGGGGCGACCAGGCCTTCCTCGTGGACGGAAAGGCGCTGCGGCTGCGCGACACCCTGGAACTGAAGGACCCTCAGGGGCGGGTGCTGATCACGCTCCGGCAGAAGCTGGTCAGCCTGCGGGACGCGATGACCCTGGAGCGGGACGGCGAACCGCTGGCCACCATCCGTAAGAAGAGGCTGTCGCTGCTGCGCGACCACTACCGGGTCCGCCTGGCCGAGGGCACCGAACTGGACGTCAGCGGCCGGATCCTCGACCGCGAGTTCACGGTCGAGCACGACGGCGTACTGCTGGCGCACGTGTCGCGCAAGTGGTTCCGGGTGCGGGAGACGTACGCCGTGGACGTGCTCCGGGACGACGCGGACCCGTCGCTGCTCATCGCGGTCGCGGTGTGCGTGATCCGGATGGCGGACAAAGAACACGACGACGGCTGA
- a CDS encoding carbon-nitrogen family hydrolase, with product MRASLLQIAVDPDESVNSRRERVASLVREQRGADLVVLPELWPVGAFAYESFGTEAEPLDGPTFAAMSEAARDAGVWLHAGSVVERAPEAVLDGAPDLYNTALVISPEGSLVRAYRKIHRFGFDKGEATMMGAGDELATVALPDAVLGLATCYDLRFPELFRGLVDEGAQVFVIPAGWPARRRAHWTLLAQARAVENQAYVLACSTAGTHAGVEQSGHSIVVDPWGEVLAEAGPGEEVLTVEFDPATVAATRERFPVLKDRLLGVTAPRR from the coding sequence GTGCGCGCCTCTCTCCTCCAGATCGCAGTAGACCCGGACGAATCGGTCAATTCCCGTAGAGAGCGTGTCGCTTCCTTGGTAAGGGAGCAGCGCGGCGCCGATCTGGTGGTCCTGCCGGAGCTGTGGCCGGTGGGCGCCTTCGCGTACGAGTCGTTCGGCACCGAGGCCGAACCGCTCGACGGCCCGACGTTCGCCGCCATGTCGGAGGCCGCGCGGGACGCGGGGGTCTGGCTGCACGCCGGGTCCGTCGTGGAACGCGCCCCGGAGGCCGTCCTGGACGGCGCTCCCGACCTCTACAACACCGCGCTCGTCATCTCGCCCGAGGGCTCGCTGGTCCGCGCGTACCGCAAGATCCACCGCTTCGGCTTCGACAAGGGCGAGGCGACGATGATGGGCGCCGGGGACGAGCTGGCCACCGTCGCCCTGCCGGACGCGGTGCTGGGCCTCGCCACCTGCTACGACCTGCGGTTCCCCGAGCTGTTCCGGGGGCTCGTCGACGAGGGCGCGCAGGTGTTCGTGATCCCGGCGGGCTGGCCGGCCCGCCGCCGCGCCCACTGGACGCTGCTGGCGCAGGCGCGCGCGGTGGAGAACCAGGCGTACGTGCTCGCCTGCTCGACCGCCGGGACGCACGCCGGGGTGGAGCAGTCCGGGCACAGCATCGTGGTCGACCCGTGGGGCGAGGTGCTGGCGGAGGCGGGACCCGGTGAGGAGGTCCTGACGGTCGAGTTCGACCCGGCGACGGTCGCGGCGACGCGCGAGCGGTTCCCGGTCCTGAAGGACCGGCTGCTGGGTGTGACGGCGCCCCGCCGCTGA
- a CDS encoding maleylpyruvate isomerase family mycothiol-dependent enzyme, translated as MTIHPSLQNYADAWSHSVEAIAELVQPLVEGEWNRRTPCPGWSVRDIVSHVIGLECEMLGDPRPIHTLPRDLYHVQSEISRYMEMQVDVRRHHTAPEMTSELEYTIIRRNRQIRNENRQPDTMVRAPLGTEQTLEQAMRARAFDIWVHEQDLRTTLSKPGNLDSPGALITRDALLEALPKIVAKDAGAPPNTAIVLDVHGPVEFLRTVRVDAEGRGTIDGAPSLGPAVTLVTDWETYVRLACGRVRAAAVPDRIKIDGDADLAAAILREFAVTP; from the coding sequence GTGACCATCCATCCCAGCCTTCAGAACTACGCCGATGCCTGGTCCCACTCCGTTGAAGCCATAGCCGAGCTGGTCCAGCCACTCGTCGAGGGAGAGTGGAACCGTCGCACGCCGTGCCCCGGCTGGTCGGTGCGGGACATCGTCTCGCACGTCATCGGGCTGGAGTGCGAGATGCTCGGGGACCCGCGGCCGATCCACACCCTGCCGCGTGATCTGTACCACGTACAGAGCGAGATCTCCCGCTACATGGAGATGCAGGTGGACGTACGGCGCCACCACACCGCCCCGGAGATGACCTCCGAGCTGGAGTACACGATCATCCGGCGCAACCGCCAGATCCGGAACGAGAACCGCCAGCCGGACACCATGGTCCGCGCTCCCCTCGGCACCGAGCAGACGCTCGAACAGGCCATGCGGGCGCGCGCGTTCGACATCTGGGTGCACGAGCAGGACCTGCGTACGACGCTGAGCAAGCCCGGCAACCTCGACTCGCCCGGCGCGCTGATCACCCGCGACGCGCTCCTCGAAGCCCTCCCGAAGATCGTCGCGAAGGACGCGGGCGCGCCGCCGAACACGGCGATCGTGCTCGACGTGCACGGCCCCGTCGAGTTCCTGCGGACGGTCCGGGTCGACGCGGAGGGGCGCGGCACGATCGACGGCGCGCCCTCGCTCGGCCCTGCGGTGACGCTGGTGACGGACTGGGAGACGTACGTCCGGCTGGCGTGCGGGCGGGTACGGGCCGCCGCGGTGCCGGACCGCATCAAGATCGACGGGGACGCGGACCTGGCGGCGGCGATCCTGCGGGAGTTCGCGGTCACGCCGTAG
- a CDS encoding MFS transporter gives MWSIGVAVYFVAVIFRTSLGVAGLDAVDRFHVGASALSTFSILQLLVYAGMQIPVGLMVDRLGTRRVLTLGVTLFTVGQLAFALAPGYGTALAARALLGCGDAMTFIAVLRLGARWFPARRGPLVAQFTGLFGMAGNLVSTLVIARSLSDLGWTTTFVGSSMAGVVVLVLLLLFLKDHPEGHEPPPSEHAGAAYVRRQIAESWREPGTRLGLWVHFTTQFPAMVFLLLWGLPFLVEAQGLSRAAAGDLLTLVVLVNMVIGLVYGQVIARHHAARAPLALGTIGVTALVWASTLAYPGDHAPAWLLITLCVVLGACGPASMIGFDFARPANPPARQGTASGIVNMGGFTASMTTLLAVGVLLDATGGDYRVAFSSVFVLEALGIVQILRLRARTVRRERERLVASRVEAVHVPA, from the coding sequence GTGTGGAGTATCGGGGTCGCCGTCTACTTCGTCGCCGTCATCTTCCGTACGAGCCTGGGTGTCGCCGGTCTCGACGCCGTCGACCGCTTCCACGTGGGCGCCTCCGCGCTCTCCACCTTCTCGATCCTCCAACTCCTCGTCTACGCCGGGATGCAGATACCCGTCGGCCTCATGGTCGACCGGCTCGGCACCCGCCGGGTGCTGACCCTCGGCGTGACCCTGTTCACCGTCGGGCAGCTCGCCTTCGCCCTCGCCCCCGGCTACGGCACCGCCCTCGCCGCCCGCGCCCTGCTCGGCTGCGGCGACGCGATGACGTTCATCGCCGTCCTGCGGCTCGGCGCCCGCTGGTTCCCCGCCCGGCGCGGCCCGCTGGTCGCCCAGTTCACCGGCCTCTTCGGGATGGCGGGCAATCTGGTCTCCACGCTCGTCATCGCCCGGTCGCTGAGCGACCTCGGCTGGACGACGACGTTCGTGGGCAGTTCGATGGCCGGCGTCGTCGTCCTCGTCCTGTTGCTGCTCTTCCTCAAGGACCACCCCGAGGGCCATGAGCCGCCGCCGTCCGAGCACGCCGGCGCGGCCTACGTACGGAGGCAGATCGCCGAGTCGTGGCGGGAACCCGGTACCCGGCTGGGGCTCTGGGTGCACTTCACCACCCAGTTCCCGGCCATGGTCTTCCTGCTGCTCTGGGGGCTGCCGTTCCTCGTCGAGGCCCAGGGGCTGTCCCGCGCCGCGGCGGGCGACCTGCTCACCCTCGTCGTCCTCGTCAACATGGTGATCGGACTCGTCTACGGACAGGTCATCGCCCGCCACCACGCCGCGCGGGCGCCGCTGGCCCTCGGCACCATCGGGGTGACCGCGCTCGTCTGGGCGTCGACACTCGCGTATCCCGGTGACCACGCGCCGGCCTGGCTGCTGATCACGCTCTGCGTCGTCCTCGGCGCCTGCGGACCCGCCTCGATGATCGGCTTCGACTTCGCCCGGCCCGCGAACCCGCCCGCCCGTCAGGGCACCGCCTCCGGAATCGTCAACATGGGCGGTTTTACGGCCTCGATGACGACTCTGCTCGCCGTCGGTGTGCTGCTGGACGCGACCGGCGGCGACTACCGGGTCGCGTTCTCGTCCGTCTTCGTCCTCGAAGCGCTCGGGATCGTCCAGATCCTGCGGCTGCGGGCACGCACGGTACGGCGGGAGCGCGAGCGGCTGGTGGCGAGCCGGGTGGAGGCCGTGCACGTGCCCGCCTGA
- a CDS encoding GntR family transcriptional regulator, with protein MPAAPAATSPSLSSATSSASAVSVKQPPAADRVYSHIKQGVLERHYQGGTLLTEGELAEAVGVSRTPVREALLKLEVEGLIKLYPKKGALVLAVSAQEIADVVETRLLVEEFTVRKAVPASASLVARLEELVEKQRSHADEGDLAAVAVTDRCFHAEIVRNAGNEILSKLYDQLRDRQLRMGVAVMEAHPERVRTSITEHSELLDAIRAGDADAAARCVRAHVSRVKVLIRGEAR; from the coding sequence ATGCCTGCCGCACCCGCCGCCACCTCTCCCTCCCTCTCTTCCGCGACCTCGTCCGCGTCCGCCGTCTCCGTGAAACAGCCGCCCGCCGCCGACCGGGTCTACAGCCACATCAAGCAGGGCGTTCTCGAACGGCACTATCAGGGCGGCACCCTCCTTACGGAGGGCGAACTCGCCGAGGCCGTAGGGGTGTCGCGTACCCCCGTGCGCGAGGCGCTGCTCAAGCTGGAGGTCGAGGGGCTGATCAAGCTCTATCCCAAGAAGGGCGCCCTCGTGCTCGCCGTCTCCGCGCAGGAGATCGCCGATGTGGTCGAAACCCGGCTGCTGGTGGAGGAGTTCACCGTCCGCAAGGCCGTGCCCGCCTCCGCGTCGCTCGTCGCGCGCCTGGAGGAACTGGTCGAGAAGCAGCGCAGCCACGCCGACGAGGGGGATCTGGCCGCCGTGGCCGTCACCGACCGGTGCTTCCACGCCGAGATCGTGCGCAACGCGGGCAACGAGATCCTGTCGAAGCTGTACGACCAGCTCAGGGACCGGCAGTTGAGGATGGGCGTCGCCGTCATGGAGGCGCACCCCGAGCGCGTACGGACCAGCATCACCGAACACAGCGAACTGCTGGACGCCATCCGGGCCGGGGACGCCGACGCCGCCGCGCGGTGCGTGCGCGCCCATGTCAGCCGCGTCAAGGTGCTCATACGGGGTGAGGCGAGGTGA
- a CDS encoding D-alanyl-D-alanine carboxypeptidase family protein — protein MSGNVRRAAVLALTSGVLLTGTTLAAPVVHAAGSAPKAVAAPKAPALPTLSAKGAFLLDDTTGAQKYAKNADIRRQMASTTKIMTAAVVLTTKNIDLDRRVTIKQSYRDYVAREGASTADLRTGDKVTIRQLLYGLMLPSGCDAAYALADAIGTGTTEAARTKSFISKMNAKATELGLKNTKFDSFDGISQGGNNYTTPRDLAKIADYAMNSSTLRTVVKSTSHKSTAPTKAGGTRTYTWYNTNQLLGSYTGALGVKTGTGTAAGPCLIFAATRNGKTHIGVILNGTDRYRDAAKLLDHYSGVSAAKTMKLRPLPENAQRD, from the coding sequence GTGAGCGGAAACGTGCGCAGGGCCGCGGTGCTGGCCCTCACCTCCGGCGTACTGCTGACCGGCACGACCCTCGCCGCCCCCGTGGTCCACGCGGCCGGCTCCGCACCTAAAGCCGTCGCCGCACCGAAGGCCCCCGCCCTGCCGACCCTTTCGGCCAAGGGCGCCTTCCTGCTGGACGACACCACGGGCGCCCAGAAGTACGCCAAGAACGCGGACATCCGCCGCCAGATGGCGAGCACCACCAAGATCATGACGGCGGCCGTCGTCCTCACCACCAAGAACATCGACCTCGACCGCCGGGTCACCATCAAGCAGAGCTACCGCGACTACGTCGCCCGCGAGGGCGCCAGCACGGCGGATCTGCGCACCGGCGACAAGGTGACGATCCGTCAGCTTCTGTACGGGCTGATGCTGCCGTCCGGCTGCGACGCGGCGTACGCCCTCGCGGACGCGATCGGCACGGGCACGACGGAGGCCGCGCGCACGAAGTCGTTCATCTCGAAGATGAACGCGAAGGCGACCGAACTCGGCCTGAAGAACACCAAGTTCGACTCCTTCGACGGCATCTCGCAGGGCGGGAACAACTACACGACCCCGCGCGACCTGGCGAAGATCGCCGACTACGCGATGAACAGTTCCACGCTGCGTACGGTCGTCAAGTCCACCAGCCACAAGAGCACGGCGCCCACCAAGGCCGGCGGCACGCGCACGTACACCTGGTACAACACCAACCAGCTCCTCGGCTCGTACACCGGCGCCCTCGGCGTCAAGACCGGTACGGGCACGGCCGCGGGCCCCTGCCTGATCTTCGCCGCGACCCGTAACGGCAAGACGCACATCGGCGTGATCCTGAACGGCACGGACCGCTACAGGGACGCGGCGAAGCTGCTCGACCACTACTCGGGTGTGTCGGCGGCGAAGACGATGAAGCTCCGCCCGCTGCCGGAGAACGCGCAGCGCGACTGA
- a CDS encoding BRO-N domain-containing protein, which translates to MNEHIQPSDTAARHEADEAIEIGDFVYGATGARIRRLTMPDGSQWFPAADVLGELGYTNPRKTLKDHVPESFRTQLERLTTRYGCHIPAGHGFKKSMNMVNLNGLIMLVSSVTKPETLPFRKWVTEVVVTVQRTGSYALPGADVRPPVAPAPVSYAMPDQVAEAIVRLEERNIRLDEQFAAVQRETVEIRRDMLTAQQDTARAMERIADRLGDLLTDRPAVPAPRTPRRTADAVLTDWKSRMSVTEDVWTVAVTIAPALAADGELRQPLPSIAARTGLSEHRVNECLRLLRKHACIHPRGSTTDGVPVYGLSPARPL; encoded by the coding sequence ATGAACGAACACATTCAGCCGTCGGACACGGCTGCGCGGCATGAGGCGGACGAGGCGATCGAGATCGGGGACTTCGTCTACGGGGCGACGGGGGCGAGGATCCGGAGGCTGACGATGCCGGACGGGAGCCAGTGGTTCCCGGCGGCGGACGTGCTGGGCGAACTCGGCTACACCAACCCGCGCAAGACCCTGAAGGATCACGTCCCGGAGAGTTTCAGAACCCAACTCGAAAGGCTAACCACACGTTACGGTTGCCACATTCCAGCAGGTCACGGCTTTAAGAAATCGATGAACATGGTGAACTTGAACGGGCTCATCATGCTGGTCTCGTCGGTGACGAAACCGGAAACCCTGCCGTTCCGGAAGTGGGTCACAGAGGTCGTCGTCACCGTCCAGCGCACCGGGTCCTACGCTCTTCCCGGTGCCGACGTACGACCTCCCGTCGCGCCCGCCCCCGTCTCCTACGCCATGCCCGACCAGGTCGCCGAGGCCATCGTCCGGCTGGAGGAGCGGAACATACGGCTGGACGAGCAGTTCGCGGCCGTACAGCGCGAAACAGTCGAAATCCGGCGCGACATGCTCACCGCGCAACAGGACACGGCACGCGCCATGGAACGCATCGCCGACCGGCTCGGTGACCTTCTGACCGACCGCCCGGCCGTGCCGGCCCCGCGCACCCCGCGCAGGACCGCCGACGCCGTGCTCACCGACTGGAAGTCGCGGATGTCGGTCACCGAGGACGTCTGGACCGTCGCCGTCACCATCGCACCGGCCCTCGCCGCCGACGGCGAACTGCGGCAGCCCCTGCCGTCGATCGCGGCCCGCACCGGCCTCTCGGAGCACCGCGTCAACGAATGTCTGCGTCTCCTGCGCAAGCACGCCTGCATCCACCCGCGCGGCAGCACCACGGACGGTGTCCCGGTCTACGGGCTGAGCCCCGCGCGCCCCCTGTAA